The following proteins are co-located in the Deltaproteobacteria bacterium HGW-Deltaproteobacteria-2 genome:
- a CDS encoding acyl carrier protein has protein sequence MDVKAIRQKIIDIIADIAIDEDLSNLDDNIKLRDQLDLDSMDFLDVVMELKKQYKIEVPTEDYPKLATLKSCIEYLGPKFK, from the coding sequence TTGGACGTTAAGGCCATAAGACAAAAAATCATTGATATCATTGCTGATATCGCTATCGATGAGGATCTTTCAAACCTTGATGACAATATTAAACTAAGAGATCAACTTGATTTGGATTCAATGGATTTTCTGGATGTGGTCATGGAGCTAAAGAAGCAATATAAAATTGAAGTGCCTACTGAAGATTATCCTAAGTTGGCAACATTGAAAAGTTGTATTGAATATTTAGGACCAAAATTCAAATAA
- a CDS encoding beta-ketoacyl synthase has translation MSVSNNQKVRVVITGVGLTAPNANNLKDFREALLTQKSGITQMEVRYMGKVAVGKCSFDEHLYQKKKMRRRGTRAGSISIYCANEALKDSGLSLDSLVKDRTGIYLGITEHGNVETENEIYELHENKLDAGLWSHHHNPRTVANAPAGEVSLNMGITGPAYTIGAACAAGNIGIIHGMQMLQLNEVDLALAGGVSESTGTFGIFAGFKSQGALGSHDDPTKASRPLDVNRNGIVVSEGGAIFVLERLEDALKRGANIYGEIAGYHVNSDAVDFVLPDTQRQIQCINAALAKAKITANDVDIVNLHATGTISGDDNECEAVKLIFGQVENTYINCTKGFIGHAMGAAGALELAGNLPSFTDNRIHSCKLIENVDPKCSLKNLVNGDSVEKKVNFILSNSFGMLGINSVLIVKKYKE, from the coding sequence ATGTCTGTTAGTAATAATCAAAAAGTCAGGGTTGTTATTACCGGCGTTGGGCTTACCGCGCCTAATGCTAATAATCTAAAAGATTTTCGGGAGGCTCTGCTGACTCAGAAATCGGGAATTACTCAAATGGAAGTTCGTTATATGGGTAAGGTCGCGGTAGGTAAGTGTAGTTTTGACGAACATCTCTATCAAAAGAAAAAAATGCGCAGGCGGGGAACAAGGGCTGGTTCGATTTCAATTTATTGTGCCAATGAGGCATTAAAGGACAGCGGGTTGTCGCTGGATTCATTGGTTAAAGACAGAACAGGAATCTACCTTGGAATTACCGAACACGGCAATGTGGAAACGGAAAACGAAATATATGAACTTCATGAAAACAAACTTGATGCCGGTTTGTGGTCTCATCATCATAATCCCAGAACTGTAGCCAATGCACCTGCCGGTGAAGTAAGTTTAAATATGGGTATCACAGGACCTGCCTACACTATCGGTGCAGCCTGTGCCGCTGGAAATATTGGAATTATTCATGGCATGCAAATGCTGCAACTTAACGAAGTTGATCTGGCTTTGGCTGGAGGAGTTTCTGAAAGTACCGGTACTTTTGGGATATTTGCCGGATTTAAGAGTCAGGGAGCCCTGGGATCCCATGATGATCCCACTAAAGCAAGCCGGCCATTGGATGTAAACCGCAATGGTATTGTTGTTTCGGAGGGAGGAGCCATTTTCGTTCTGGAAAGATTGGAAGACGCCTTAAAAAGAGGAGCAAATATTTATGGAGAAATAGCTGGTTATCACGTCAATTCCGATGCCGTTGATTTTGTCCTTCCTGATACACAAAGGCAGATTCAGTGCATAAATGCGGCATTGGCCAAGGCAAAAATTACTGCCAATGATGTTGATATAGTCAATCTTCATGCCACCGGAACAATTTCCGGGGATGATAATGAATGCGAAGCGGTTAAATTAATTTTTGGACAGGTTGAAAATACTTATATTAATTGCACTAAAGGATTTATTGGTCATGCGATGGGCGCCGCCGGAGCATTGGAACTTGCCGGGAATTTACCCAGCTTTACTGATAATAGAATTCATTCGTGTAAATTAATTGAAAATGTTGATCCTAAATGCAGTCTGAAAAATTTAGTGAATGGTGATTCCGTGGAAAAGAAAGTTAATTTCATTTTGAGCAACTCCTTCGGTATGTTGGGAATTAATTCCGTTTTAATAGTAAAAAAATATAAAGAATAA
- a CDS encoding heterodisulfide reductase subunit F: MCSNNPYIPMPVEIIKIIDEVETHDIKSFRLKFLNKEDEAKFKYLPGQFSELSIYGKGESPIGIASSPTEAGYVEFTVQRAGAIQPGLVTAALHDMDEGAKIGLRGPLGNSWPIEFLEKKNIVVVGGGFAFTTLRSLINYMLHKDNRSRFGEITVIYGARTPGLLLYKDELAAWEKRDDIKTIITVDKGDETWKGREGFVPAVCKDVAPSPKNAVAVICGPPVMIKFTLPVFFELGFSKGNILTSLEMRMKCGIGKCGRCNVGSKYVCSDGPVFSLAELDELPRDF, translated from the coding sequence ATGTGTTCAAATAATCCATACATTCCCATGCCGGTTGAGATAATCAAAATAATCGACGAAGTGGAGACCCATGATATCAAATCATTTCGTCTGAAATTTTTGAATAAAGAGGACGAAGCAAAGTTTAAGTATCTTCCAGGCCAGTTTTCCGAACTTTCCATTTACGGCAAAGGTGAATCCCCCATTGGAATTGCTTCTTCACCGACCGAAGCAGGCTATGTGGAATTCACTGTTCAGCGGGCGGGCGCCATACAGCCGGGTTTAGTGACGGCGGCTCTGCACGATATGGATGAAGGTGCCAAAATCGGCCTGCGCGGACCGCTGGGCAATTCCTGGCCGATTGAATTTCTGGAAAAAAAGAACATAGTGGTTGTTGGCGGTGGATTCGCCTTCACAACTTTGCGTTCTTTAATTAACTATATGCTGCACAAAGACAACCGATCGCGCTTCGGAGAAATTACTGTCATTTACGGCGCGAGAACCCCAGGGTTGCTTTTGTATAAAGATGAACTGGCGGCCTGGGAAAAAAGAGACGATATCAAAACCATCATTACTGTGGATAAGGGTGATGAAACCTGGAAGGGCAGGGAAGGCTTTGTTCCCGCCGTATGTAAGGATGTCGCGCCGTCACCGAAAAATGCGGTAGCCGTTATTTGCGGTCCTCCGGTTATGATAAAGTTCACTCTGCCGGTATTTTTTGAACTGGGTTTTTCCAAGGGAAATATCCTGACGTCTCTGGAAATGCGCATGAAATGTGGTATCGGTAAATGCGGCCGCTGCAACGTTGGTTCTAAGTATGTCTGTTCCGATGGTCCGGTATTTTCTCTGGCCGAACTCGACGAATTGCCCAGAGATTTTTAG
- a CDS encoding hydrogenase iron-sulfur subunit, with amino-acid sequence MDFEPKILGIACNWCTYTGADLAGTTRLHYPQNLRVVRVMCSSRINPSFIFRAFQLGADGVLVGGCHPGDCHYNTGNLYARRRLAVTRKILEFAGIEPGRFRVEWISASEGNRFAEVVTEFTKQVKNLGPQTKFKIERESSLEKI; translated from the coding sequence ATGGATTTTGAACCGAAAATACTGGGCATAGCCTGCAACTGGTGTACCTATACGGGAGCGGATTTGGCCGGAACAACAAGACTGCACTATCCGCAGAACTTACGAGTTGTGCGCGTGATGTGCTCCAGCCGCATCAATCCTTCATTTATCTTCCGCGCTTTTCAATTGGGTGCTGATGGAGTATTGGTCGGCGGTTGTCATCCGGGCGATTGTCATTACAATACGGGTAATCTCTACGCGCGCAGAAGACTGGCAGTGACCAGGAAAATACTGGAATTTGCCGGTATCGAGCCGGGAAGATTTCGTGTAGAATGGATTTCCGCTTCAGAAGGAAACAGGTTCGCTGAGGTTGTTACCGAATTCACCAAGCAGGTGAAAAACCTGGGACCCCAGACTAAATTCAAGATTGAACGCGAGTCGTCGCTGGAGAAGATATGA
- a CDS encoding disulfide reductase yields the protein MSRIGVFVCHCGLNIAKTIRVSELAQFASTLPDVVVAKDYKFMCSTPGQEMIANEIKEQKLDRVIVAACSPLMHEQTFRKVIESAGLNKYLVTIVNIREQVSWVTHDIEEGTSKAKAVLNGAVYRARLLAPLTSRVIDVNPDVMVIGGGIAGIQAALELANTGKKVYLVEKNSTIGGHMAQFDKTFPTLDCSACILTPKMDAVLQHKNITMMTYCEVTEVKGYVGNFDITIKQKARYVDHSKCNACLACTEKCPGKGVSEWDEGLVKRKAIYIPFPQAVPQKPVIDRESCTYFIKGKCKLCKKVCEQKAIDYEQQDTFTTVKVGAVIVSTGYDLMNTKPLVQYGYGKYPGVYSALEVERLFNSAGPTGGKVTLRDGKEPQAIAIMHCIGSRDKNNYEHCSRVCCMYSLKFSHLFKEKTSADVYQFYIDMRAAGKGYEEFYNRIIEEDVKFIRGKGARVVESADEPGRLIVEAEDTITGKFIKLPVDMVVLSPAMIPRADSKDVARLFNLSTDKYGFFMERHPKLAPLSTMSEGVFIAGVCQSPKDIPDTVAQANGAAAEALTIVVKDKMELEATTAMVNPASCCACQNCVRVCPYGAPFFNEQKGVSEINEALCKGCGLCASVCPASAIIARHFTNDQVLAEIEGLMEF from the coding sequence ATGAGCAGAATTGGTGTTTTTGTTTGCCACTGCGGTTTAAATATAGCCAAAACAATTCGGGTGAGCGAACTGGCGCAGTTTGCGTCCACTTTGCCTGATGTTGTCGTCGCGAAGGACTACAAATTCATGTGTTCCACACCCGGGCAGGAAATGATTGCCAACGAGATCAAAGAGCAGAAGCTGGATCGTGTGATCGTGGCGGCCTGTTCTCCGCTGATGCATGAGCAGACTTTCCGCAAAGTTATCGAAAGCGCCGGTCTGAATAAGTACCTTGTAACTATTGTTAATATACGCGAGCAGGTTTCCTGGGTCACTCATGATATTGAAGAGGGAACGTCCAAAGCCAAAGCTGTACTCAACGGTGCGGTCTACCGGGCAAGGCTTCTTGCTCCGCTTACTTCCCGCGTTATCGATGTCAATCCCGATGTCATGGTGATCGGCGGCGGTATCGCCGGAATTCAGGCTGCGCTGGAACTGGCCAATACAGGCAAAAAAGTCTATCTCGTCGAAAAGAATTCCACCATTGGCGGGCACATGGCTCAGTTTGACAAAACATTTCCAACGCTGGATTGTTCCGCCTGCATTCTGACTCCCAAGATGGACGCTGTCCTGCAGCACAAAAACATAACCATGATGACCTATTGCGAAGTGACTGAGGTCAAGGGTTATGTTGGTAATTTTGATATTACTATTAAACAGAAGGCGCGTTATGTCGATCACAGCAAATGCAACGCCTGCCTGGCCTGCACGGAAAAGTGTCCCGGCAAAGGCGTATCCGAATGGGATGAAGGCTTGGTGAAAAGGAAAGCCATTTACATTCCTTTCCCGCAGGCCGTACCGCAAAAGCCGGTTATTGACAGGGAATCCTGTACTTATTTCATCAAAGGCAAATGTAAGCTCTGTAAAAAGGTCTGTGAACAAAAAGCGATTGATTACGAACAGCAGGACACTTTTACAACAGTGAAAGTCGGAGCGGTTATCGTGTCCACCGGCTATGATCTGATGAATACAAAACCGCTTGTTCAATACGGATACGGCAAATATCCGGGCGTCTATAGTGCGCTGGAGGTGGAAAGACTCTTTAATTCAGCCGGACCCACCGGAGGCAAGGTAACACTGCGCGACGGTAAAGAACCGCAGGCCATTGCCATAATGCACTGCATCGGCAGCCGCGATAAAAACAATTATGAACATTGCAGCCGGGTGTGCTGTATGTATTCGCTCAAATTCTCCCATCTTTTCAAAGAAAAAACATCAGCCGATGTTTATCAGTTTTATATTGATATGCGTGCGGCCGGCAAAGGTTATGAAGAATTTTACAACCGCATCATCGAAGAGGATGTGAAATTCATACGCGGTAAAGGCGCGCGCGTGGTAGAAAGCGCCGATGAACCCGGACGTCTGATTGTGGAAGCGGAAGACACGATTACAGGTAAATTTATTAAATTACCGGTGGATATGGTTGTGCTTTCTCCGGCAATGATTCCACGGGCGGATTCCAAAGATGTCGCCAGACTCTTTAATTTAAGCACGGATAAATATGGCTTTTTTATGGAGCGGCATCCTAAACTGGCGCCCCTGTCGACCATGTCCGAAGGAGTTTTTATTGCCGGGGTCTGCCAGAGTCCGAAGGATATCCCCGATACCGTTGCGCAGGCCAACGGCGCGGCGGCGGAAGCTTTGACCATTGTTGTGAAAGATAAAATGGAATTGGAAGCGACCACAGCTATGGTCAATCCGGCTTCGTGTTGTGCCTGTCAGAATTGTGTGCGGGTCTGTCCCTATGGCGCGCCGTTCTTTAATGAACAAAAAGGAGTTTCCGAAATCAACGAAGCTCTTTGTAAAGGATGCGGACTTTGCGCGTCCGTTTGTCCGGCTTCGGCCATTATAGCCCGTCATTTCACCAATGATCAGGTTCTAGCCGAAATAGAAGGCCTGATGGAATTTTAG
- a CDS encoding cyclic nucleotide-binding protein produces the protein MSQTVTPYLEMSQAIVDAGGEALKKCYQCGTCTGTCPWTPITHFNIRKLVRFGQLGIDGIEEYMWGCSTCKFCVDRCPRGVELIDVVTAIRNVYSGGGMLPQSLRAFVGSMSARGNPWSGDQAKRNDWAKEKYPLYTNDTEYLFWTCCTVCYDPRNIKLAKATAEILNMAGLNWGLPSVDVNCCGESLKKVGDLELFERLKNNNLQYFNKKGVKKIITVSPHCRVSFKKDYGNDYEVVHFGELMASLIKEGKLTPKKDFGGLKVTYHDPCYLGRHSGVYDAPRDILKSIPGIDFVEMERNREQSMCCGGGGGGLWMEKLKGERLSDLRIEEAMATGATILATSCPYCITMFEDSSRTLNVDEQIKIKDVTELFLESLGVNMEELMAGASDLNFTCKD, from the coding sequence ATGTCGCAAACAGTTACACCATATCTGGAAATGTCTCAGGCGATTGTGGATGCAGGTGGTGAGGCGCTGAAGAAATGTTACCAGTGCGGTACCTGCACGGGAACATGTCCCTGGACGCCGATAACCCATTTTAATATTCGCAAGCTTGTACGATTTGGCCAACTGGGTATAGATGGAATCGAAGAATATATGTGGGGATGTTCGACCTGCAAATTCTGCGTGGATCGTTGTCCTCGGGGCGTAGAACTTATAGACGTCGTTACTGCCATCCGTAATGTTTACAGTGGTGGTGGAATGTTGCCGCAGAGTCTTCGTGCCTTTGTCGGCTCTATGTCGGCCAGAGGAAATCCCTGGTCCGGCGATCAGGCAAAAAGAAATGACTGGGCCAAAGAAAAATATCCTCTTTACACCAATGATACGGAATATCTCTTCTGGACCTGTTGCACTGTTTGTTACGATCCCCGCAATATTAAATTAGCCAAAGCGACCGCCGAAATATTGAACATGGCCGGTTTGAACTGGGGTCTTCCTTCAGTGGATGTCAACTGCTGTGGTGAGAGCTTGAAAAAAGTGGGCGATCTGGAGTTGTTTGAAAGACTAAAAAACAACAATCTTCAATATTTCAATAAAAAAGGTGTCAAAAAAATAATTACCGTTTCTCCTCACTGCAGGGTTTCTTTTAAAAAGGATTACGGCAATGATTATGAAGTTGTGCACTTTGGCGAGTTAATGGCCAGCCTCATAAAAGAAGGAAAACTTACCCCCAAAAAAGATTTCGGCGGTCTTAAGGTTACATATCATGACCCCTGTTATCTGGGCAGGCACAGCGGTGTATACGATGCACCCCGCGATATTCTAAAATCGATCCCCGGTATTGATTTTGTGGAAATGGAAAGAAATCGCGAGCAGAGCATGTGCTGCGGCGGCGGTGGCGGCGGATTGTGGATGGAGAAATTAAAAGGAGAACGCTTAAGCGATCTGAGGATTGAAGAGGCAATGGCGACTGGCGCTACAATCTTGGCAACGTCTTGCCCGTATTGTATTACCATGTTTGAAGACAGCAGCCGGACGCTCAATGTAGATGAACAAATTAAAATAAAAGATGTGACGGAACTCTTTCTGGAGAGCCTGGGCGTCAATATGGAAGAGTTAATGGCAGGTGCTTCCGACCTTAACTTTACATGCAAAGATTAG
- a CDS encoding heterodisulfide reductase subunit F → MQNPYIPYPVVVDKIITEVDTKDIKTFRFKFVNPEDEQKYAYTPGQFGELSIYGKGESPIGIASSPTQKGYVEFTVQKAGVVTSALHEMEEGTMMGLRGPLGNSWPLEFLEGKNIVIVGGGFAFTTLRSLINYMIFGDNRKRFGNITVIYGARNPGLLLYKDELIEWQKRDDLNINVTVDKGDATWKGKEGFVPAVCKEVAPSKENAVAVICGPPVMIRFTLPVFFDLGFSKENIITSLEMRMKCGIGKCGRCNVGSKYVCKDGPVFSLAELDKLTPEY, encoded by the coding sequence ATGCAAAACCCGTATATACCTTATCCTGTAGTGGTGGATAAAATCATTACAGAGGTCGATACCAAAGACATCAAGACTTTTCGTTTCAAATTTGTGAATCCGGAAGATGAGCAGAAATATGCTTACACACCGGGCCAGTTCGGCGAGCTTTCCATCTACGGCAAAGGCGAATCGCCGATCGGTATCGCTTCCTCTCCGACGCAAAAGGGTTATGTTGAATTCACGGTACAGAAAGCCGGTGTGGTCACTTCAGCTCTTCATGAAATGGAAGAAGGCACCATGATGGGCCTCCGCGGGCCGTTGGGTAATTCCTGGCCGCTGGAATTTCTGGAAGGGAAGAATATAGTCATCGTCGGCGGTGGATTCGCGTTCACCACATTGCGCTCCCTGATAAATTACATGATTTTCGGCGATAACCGTAAACGCTTCGGAAATATCACTGTTATTTACGGTGCAAGAAATCCCGGTTTGCTGCTTTACAAAGATGAATTGATTGAATGGCAAAAAAGAGATGATTTAAATATCAATGTTACCGTGGATAAGGGAGACGCGACCTGGAAGGGTAAGGAAGGTTTTGTGCCCGCGGTATGTAAGGAGGTTGCTCCCAGCAAGGAAAACGCTGTGGCTGTGATCTGCGGCCCTCCCGTTATGATCCGCTTTACATTGCCGGTATTTTTTGATCTGGGTTTCTCCAAGGAAAACATTATCACTTCTCTGGAAATGAGAATGAAGTGCGGAATCGGCAAATGCGGCCGCTGCAATGTGGGTAGCAAATATGTCTGCAAAGACGGCCCGGTATTTTCGCTGGCCGAATTGGATAAGTTGACGCCAGAATACTAA